In Columba livia isolate bColLiv1 breed racing homer chromosome 16, bColLiv1.pat.W.v2, whole genome shotgun sequence, the DNA window AAAACCTTGGAGCCTCCAGAGAATGCAGCTATTGTGGAAAGTATTTTCGCTCAAATTATTACCTCAATATTCATCTCAGAACTCATACAGGTAAATGGGCTTCACCTTtatgggaggggaaggaaatcTGCTGAATCCAGTTGGATGgaatgtttggttttgctgaaaacagaaattgcctttaaaatattgataGCGAGAGCATAGTTTAATGCTAAAAAACTCTAATTTCTTAAAAGGCATTGTTTACAGtagtataaatatttttgaataggGCTAATTACATTAAGTACtgttaagaatattttaaattttaattctttctgcttttagcAGTCTAGCAAAAAGTGGGGTTtctttggttatttttgttcttgttgtttttaaagcctGTTTCCCAGCTATTAAGTTGATAGTCTGCCAGTTGCTGCTACCTGGGGAAAGGCTGTGTCTGTTTTTCAGTTCAACTTTGTGTTTCCCATAGCCAGACAAACTCTTTCTACTTCTGTTAGGGTATGTCCCCGTTTCTTTTAAAACAACTCTATTTATAGATGAACTGTAACATTTGGGTTGTTGAACAGCATACTTGTGGTATGATCAAGGGCTACAATTTGTTGTAGTTGACCTACAGCTATGCTGCTTATCTCTGCCAAACATATTGTCAGCTACCATCTCCATACATAGCCAACGTGTGGAAAATATCTTCACTGTAGCCAGAAGATGTCACTGTAGTTAGTAGAAGCAGTAAGATGTAGTTTTTAAATGATTTAGAAGAGTGTgtggagggggaaagaaaattctattttgctgttttgtggtCTACGTTATTTAATGCCTTGTCTTTAAATAGTATTCAAGACTCTCAAATCAAATTGCATGAAACTTATTTACTGATAAAACTGTGTTTCAGGTGAAAAACCATACAAATGTGAATTCTGTGAGTATGCGGCAGCACAGAAAACTTCACTGAGGTATCATTTAGAGAGACATCACAAGGACAAGCAAGCTGATAGTGCAGCAGACGTGAAAAGTGTCAGCAAAGTTTCATTACAGAGTCAGGAGACGGAGCTCTTGCTGGCTGCTGATGGTGCTCAAGAAACCAAAAATTCAAAGAGGCTTTTTGATTGTGCCAAAGATGCTCAGAGCTGCCCACCTAacaagcagcaaaaggaagttCTGTCCTTGAACAATGCAATAGGCAGCAcagtccttttaaaaatgaaaaagaattctAGGGAATTGAACAAAGATTCTGTTCGTAACAGTTCAAATCAAATACACGAGAACGTGTCCACTCCTTACCCGGAAAAGCCAAAGGCTgggaaggaaacaaaggaaGCTCGGCCCAGCGTTCCTCATAAAAGAGAGAGGCAGGATTTTGTGGCATCAGAGGGAGACGATGTCCAGTATGTTTGCGCTTTAAAGGATGGAAAAAATGTGAATGATGCGCGAGAGTGCACTGAAAACTACAAACGCAAACCTATGGTGGACTCTCAAGAAAGGCCCTTGAACTTGTCTGTTGGGACTTCACAAGAATGTTCCGTGATTTCAACCAGAGGCCTCCTAGCACCCTGCACCTGCCCCTTTTGTACTTACAGAACGTTTTACCCAGAAGTCCTAATGATGCACCAGAGGCTGATGCACAAATACAATCCTGACACCGTTAACAAAAATGGCTGTAGAAGCAAGGCTCTAGCTAAAGCCAGACGCACTGGATGCCCTCCGGCTCTGCTTGGTAAAGATGTGCTTCCTCTGTCttttaattctaaaaaaaataaggcttcCCCGTCTATACAGCAGAAACTGTTGCAAACAGGGAAAGCTAAACAGTGTCACCCTCCACAAAACAAAGTCCCTCTCTTTTCAGTGACTGACTCAAGCAGCACAACCCCAAGTAACCTCAAGTTTCATAAACAGCCAAGTAATGTTGGAGCTCAGGCAAATAATTATAGACAACCTCAGCAAGAAATGCACTCCAGTTCCAGTATCTCTCCAGTATTGGACAGAGTAAAAAGATCTGAATCTAAAGTAAAAGCTCAAAGTGTCCCGGTGTCTCAGTCTGGTGTAGTAAACAGCAGTGTGAATGAGGCTCTCGACTCTCACCTAAACGAATCTGCCTGGTCTTGTCATCGAGGAAGAGACTATGTTTGCAGTAAACCTGTGAGCAATGTAAATCTAGACTATGGTGAAACGTCTTCAAAACGAATGAAACCTAATTTGTTAGCTATCGAACATATTGACTCTCCAGTGACTAATTACAGAAGATACGAAATGAGCAGATTTCGTGTTGCAAACAGATATGCAAATCTGCTACCTCAGGAATGTTCTCGCACCAAACCTGCATCCTCTGTTTTGCCAACCAAACAAGGGCTTCTGAATTCAGATGATGTTGATCCTCCTAATGTATTGACTGTTCTTAAACCTTATGAGCCATACAGCTCTGGATCACTTTACAGTTCTTGTGGATCTAGCAATGGCCAAGTAACCAGCTCTACAGTAGAAGGTACCGTATCTCCTTCCCAGTTAAATGTCTCACACCATTACAAAGAAAGGGTGAAGGAAATATGTGTACCCACCTTCAAACAGAGAAAAGTAAGCTGTACTTAGCATTTCACCATCCAGTCAATGTTtggattttaaatttaaaatccaGATTCAGTAAACTCCTGGTTTGGGGAATTAGGCATGTAAGGTCTGAATTTTAAAGAGGGATTTAAAGTTCCTGTAgttccctcctcccccctgcCATGGATCTCTGATAGTAAACATGTATTGTTTGCTCATCAGAGCACTCCAGACGTGCCAGCTAATCCAGGATACAGAGTGAGCCTTTCTGCTTAATATACAAGAAGCCTTGGACCATCTGGAATATTACTAAAAGCtcttacacaaaaaaaaaaagctgtcatgTACAATTGTTCTCTTCAAATTGTTCTCTTCAATTGCAGAAAAGGATGTGCTACAAATCATAAAACTATAATTTAAATCTTATACCTCTGTACTTTAATGGGTTTTTATAATGTTTAGTTTTTAGTAGGAACAGAAAACTTTGTTAAATCAAGACAACATATTTCTGCTATTCTAATTATGGTGTCTCAGTGCAATAAGTAGTAAAGGTTTGTGGAAAATTCTGGGCCTAGTGGAGATAAATGTTTTGTGATGTATTTGGCAAACTTCATTACTTTTATGAAATACatgctttttatgttttgttcttAGTCAACCTCTTCAAAACTTAGCAGGAGGCCAAGATTAAAAGGTGGTGGGTGATATTTAAGCAGTTGTCTGACTGTTTGTAGAAGATGGTATTTATGACTTTGAGCTGAGGTCAGGATGGACTTGGCTATAAATACAGGACTTTGAATTTTGAAATGAAGATCCTATTATAAAAATGAATAGTGTGAGTGTGTGCTGTGTAGTCTTAAAGTCTCTGCTAAGTTCCTAAGCTCTGTGAATACCTCCATTCTCTGGAAGAAGTAAGATTATTCTTCTGAAGTCGTCTGTGTTCAGAACAAGCCAGGGGTATGTTACCTTAGGTCAGAGCGAACTGCAAAATACTAAGTCTGCACTTAGTTATATGGCAGAAACATGTATTCACTAACTCTGTTctgtcttttgtttgcttgtgttaAGGTTGTGGGCTTTTATAAATATTCAGGCTTGCCCAGTGGGTTATGGAAAGATGAAGGAGAGTGTTGCAGTTCCATGTCCAGTCTGGGTAGGGAGTGGATGAAGGAAAAGCCATCATTACAGTTCACTCACTGAAATTGTTGtgaaattaattccttgtttcaTGAAGAGCGTTGTCTGTGTACCATGAATTGCTCTGAGGAATGTGAAGTGGGCACTAGGTTATGCATAGAATGCAGAGGGACAGGCAGAAGGACAAATATTGTTGCTGTCTTTTGATTCCTAGTGATCTGGGAGAATGgaatacaggttttttttctgagcacagAAATCATTCATGCAGTTGTGGAATTTGCAGTGCATTgcaagactttttaaaaaaattatttaaattaatggtTGATAGCAGCTGAGAGCTTCTTGTGTATTCTCAACATTCGGTGGATGACAGGACTGGCCTTAAGCACTGAACTATGTTAATTTGCACCGATTGAGGACTTGTGCTTCATGGAGTTGTTATCTATTGAGCAGATAGAACATTCAGGATTTTGAGGGAATGCTCTTGATGTTGTATAAAACCCTCATCGTTTTCCTTCAAACAGGAAGGGGAAAGTTCACAAGTCTTGCAGATAGACAGGGGTGGTCTGTGCCCCAAGGACAAGATGTGGGCAGTGCCTGGCTCCTTTCCAGCACTACCATATGTTCGGTACAGGCAAATTCTCTTATTTTACCAGTAGTTTTAGCGAGGTTAGCTTTTACAGAAGTAGCACTCAATGCACAactatttttaaacaatgaCTTCACTGGAATCCaccttgttctttttttgaaaGCTCCACCTGTCTGCCAGAAACCTATCTGTGGTAGGTTGTTCTTCTTTGATACCAGCCTGGAGACAGTAGCCTGTAGTCAAGAACTTTCTAGTGTTTCTTGTTTAGAGCTCTGAAAACTATGGCCACAACTAATTCGACGGTATTGTTGTCATGGAAATAAGGATTTCATAGTTCGTTACACAGTTCTGTCTCAGAGCAAGAAAAGCAACTTTTTATAGCTGTTGCCTACATTGGAAAGATTGGTGAAACAAGACCCTCTCTGTGAGTTTTCGTAGCCACTTCAATAAAAGCCCTATGCAATAAAATGTGGGCTTTTAAGGCTGATTTCCTAGTCTTCCAGCCGTTCTGCTCAGAAGTACCTAACCCGAACCTTGATAGTTGTTTGAGAGGGCAGAGAATAGCAGACAGGCAAACTTCTCAGTGTTAGAGGTTTAATGTGAAGATGAAGGTTTCtgcaacttctttttttgttgttgttgttaaaaagCTGAA includes these proteins:
- the ZNF217 gene encoding zinc finger protein 217; this encodes MPTQPLLAYMDGPDGIGSTVGAQMENNDASMTIKGTNTISYKSLQEKFLMQAEGCMPLDCMFCDETFKHPEELGKHVLSQHRPTLCEPAVLRVEAEYLSPLDRCQVRTNLPSPNKEKDSEKLSCEVCGQTFDEAFDVEAHMKKHKDSFMYWCNVCGRRFKEPWFLKNHMRTHTGKPGSRNKHQQSSESPITINEVVQEHVTENVTSPYKICMVCGFLFLNKETLIEHSKVHTKESVPSGESPQVTGEPNAEETSQREEFLRFLNLRPNLVPENDKSQKPVKWIAELDPFNTYQAWQLATKGKVAVGRGEVKETGQEGSTDNDDSSSDKEELGEIWNANKGSQTETTGKSKVNKNSGYTGNGNLSQDKLKHPGGEVPSMEMDSKLSQNKEKPTHCSECGKAFRTYHQLVLHSRVHKRDRRTDGETSAASRTCCADIMAGLDENGAGDRIEGGSEDGSEDGLPETLNLDKNEDVLERAKVKNLGASRECSYCGKYFRSNYYLNIHLRTHTGEKPYKCEFCEYAAAQKTSLRYHLERHHKDKQADSAADVKSVSKVSLQSQETELLLAADGAQETKNSKRLFDCAKDAQSCPPNKQQKEVLSLNNAIGSTVLLKMKKNSRELNKDSVRNSSNQIHENVSTPYPEKPKAGKETKEARPSVPHKRERQDFVASEGDDVQYVCALKDGKNVNDARECTENYKRKPMVDSQERPLNLSVGTSQECSVISTRGLLAPCTCPFCTYRTFYPEVLMMHQRLMHKYNPDTVNKNGCRSKALAKARRTGCPPALLGKDVLPLSFNSKKNKASPSIQQKLLQTGKAKQCHPPQNKVPLFSVTDSSSTTPSNLKFHKQPSNVGAQANNYRQPQQEMHSSSSISPVLDRVKRSESKVKAQSVPVSQSGVVNSSVNEALDSHLNESAWSCHRGRDYVCSKPVSNVNLDYGETSSKRMKPNLLAIEHIDSPVTNYRRYEMSRFRVANRYANLLPQECSRTKPASSVLPTKQGLLNSDDVDPPNVLTVLKPYEPYSSGSLYSSCGSSNGQVTSSTVEGKRSVSYQHLSSSGLQKRSYESFIANTHFRPSDKKN